Proteins encoded in a region of the Anopheles aquasalis chromosome 2, idAnoAquaMG_Q_19, whole genome shotgun sequence genome:
- the LOC126570406 gene encoding uncharacterized protein LOC126570406 isoform X2, producing MTIPMENRKFFNQEGKEAKNFYHLSDVGGDSHRSPPKRPPIGIRQRPPHVSERQKPPGKSGPRVRSASTGRDKKSELQARYWAFLFGNLQRSVNEIYQTVECYENLSSCKEAILVLENYIRDFKALAEWFKVSWDYEATPSPQRPLSLAWEVRKSNPVPRFRKQMSSPGVSGKSSPSFSGKNSPCLMMEEHGSRKAHSSTESLNRKAPQTVKMNNRSDTKDCLGQPSDIATECNGALFESYILKLDQYTQTNLEDENLTLVEYLEKYSRQQHISSTAAVLCDDLKIEDISLEENIPGVSPKSDEKKITQDQQHKVLQSTTRKVCQTQAKLSSSGTTKLPATVRLTPPATKPLGPPLGKVSAVQNSRTRPVQVGPSTTGAIVRKSGASSVLVHSTFKCSTNPPLKGATFPSLIPPSIRNRNGIKQQDNSKACTFGGSKSITTSHSRMGMRSKTMIEVSAVGRSKQSTFSAVDPRRKSMMQLSQSNNRSKDDVYSSSSTLKAGSSECLGSRTFNTNTAGTERKPPPIPVLLNRTGPYSEKTGSNDGWYTVKTKRRSSLLWTTRFNQPSGYASLPTLALLNEHNTNGSIDDGVKTAEKQSNDPSTTSESAVEQTTSGANLKQKNSTKTQMKINNKPLSAIASGGSKLNKPSSLTPQLSNSSLKTGQHLSGTPHKGPVSRQKSDLTGLKLKTLHKEFLRNQKLKSKGNEKQRQVLQQQKNDSLETENFVQRDGEPCLEYDHHLQQLNKVDMNIQTNLVTRTIESLYASCLQETSDVQGSNQMVMEFRKLMGQSTSDEQEEQERYDMESDEDQRKLLEEQESLEAQIRELENTEIDFDTETDETDCEAIIDFEDTDGTAESGTERSNGCNVPHGNGAGGDSANPNNAENDEDITLEMRYEAVLAEMSWVERARTLDTLKAIVARHPGRAQQLHAKLSSPSRRRSLHETLKKYQAKQTRALEKRQALQKEKAVKIQQLLARVEDVKAAKQCLIETKRLRMEERLQRAAENRSQYLKDKIKKAHDEEEKLKEIAFIKNLEAQNKRLDFMESWKEQEGRLQDLETERQKRAEEKAAKEAAVERRRLEIEQERLKKLQQMSENRREREKRVGKMQEQKERQRQALAREKARDREERLQALQALKLATTEELHRKIIQKQQESARRHEENIEQIRQRAVELATIPSRSIDELRNDDHDENTSSVSEREGSFTGVMCSSEGKRKINRKRVKRLRQKLTSAAEEYLTELNPLTPSIRRQSQVQRLLGIVAKGGSGTLGVERPIGQLLRLIAKAEVADFQSLWLLDGLGTIANVIENGLCPGTDVSRKAVVLSVQLFRNACTLCPQIARHAILGNSIMVLLDALQSSMKLPEEKIPMFPVELSTELILACTVALVPCNSSQKQTTHPKVAERLPDLLSDIHVLLEHVNIISILAWQP from the exons ATGACGATAccgatggaaaaccgaaaattcTTCAATCAAGAGGGGAAAGAGGCGAAAAACTTTTACCACCTGTCGGACGTCGGTGGCGATTCGCACC GAAGTCCTCCAAAAAGGCCACCGATAGGTATTCGACAAAGACCGCCCCATGTATCCGAACGCCAGAAACCACCTGGTAAATCCGGACCAAGAGTGCGAAGTGCTTCGACAGGACGAGATAAAAAGTCAGAACTGCAGGCTCGTTATTGGGCTTTTCTGTTCGGGAACCTGCAGCGATCG GTAAATGAAATTTATCAAACTGTGGAATGTTACGAGAATTTATCGTCATGCAAGGAAGCAATACTGGTGCTTGAGAATTATATTCGTGACTTCAAAGCGCTAGCCGAGTGGTTTAAAGTATCCTGGGATTATGAGGCAACACCGTCGCCACAGAGACCACTCTCACTGGCATGGGAAGTGCGCAAGAGTAATCCAGTTCCAC GATTTCGAAAGCAGATGTCTAGTCCAGGAGTATCCGGAAAATCAAGCCCGAGCTTCTCTGGGAAAAATAGCCCTTGTTTGATGATGGAAGAACACGGGTCTCGGAAAGCCCACTCTTCGACGGAAAGTTTGAACCGAAAGGCTCCTCAAACGGTTAAAATGAACAATCGAAGTGATACGAAGGATTGTCTTGGCCAGCCATCCGATATAGCAACTGAATGCAATGGCGCTTTATTTGAATCCTATATACTTAAGCTCGATCAGTACACGCAAACGAATCTGGAAGACGAGAATCTCACTTTGGTCGAGTATTTAGAGAAGTATTCTAGGCAGCAACACATCAGCAGTACCGCGGCTGTGCTGTGTGATGATTTAAAAATCGAAGATATATCATTGGAGGAGAACATACCAGGAGTTTCGCCAAAGAGCGACGAAAAAAAGATTACACAAGACCAACAACACAAGGTACTTCAATCGACGACGCGTAAGGTTTGCCAAACCCAAGCAAAACTTTCGTCAAGCGGTACGACCAAATTACCAGCAACAGTTCGAttgacaccaccagcaacgaagCCCTTGGGCCCACCACTAGGCAAGGTATCCGCTGTACAAAATTCAAGAACGCGACCCGTACAGGTGGGTCCTAGTACAACTGGAGCAATAGTGAGAAAATCTGGCGCATCTTCAGTTTTAGTTCACAGTACCTTCAAATGTTCCACGAATCCTCCATTAAAGGGTGCAACATTCCCATCTCTTATACCACCTTCAATTAGAAATCGTAATGGCATTAAGCAACAGGACAATTCTAAGGCCTGCACATTCGGTGGTTCGAAGAGTATTACAACGAGCCATTCGCGGATGGGAATGCGTTCGAAAACGATGATTGAGGTTTCAGCAGTCGGTCGATCGAAACAATCGACATTTAGTGCCGTTGATCCAAGGCGGAAATCAATGATGCAGTTATCACAGTCGAATAATCGCTCAAAGGATGATGTATACAGCTCAAGCTCGACATTGAAAGCTGGGTCAAGTGAATGTTTGGGCTCAAGAACTTTCAATACTAACACTGCTGGAACAGAACGAAAACCTCCTCCAATTCCAGTTTTGTTAAACAGGACAGGGCCCTATTCAGAAAAAACGGGCAGTAATGATGGGTGGTACACGGTAAAAACGAAACGACGATCTAGTTTATTGTGGACGACGCGTTTTAACCAACCGTCGGGTTACGCAAGCTTACCTACGCTCGCACTGCTCAACGAACATAATACTAATGGATCGATTGATGATGGGGTGAAAACGGCCGAGAAACAATCGAATGATCCGTCAACCACAAGTGAAAGTGCCGTTGAGCAAACTACATCAGGCgcaaatttaaagcaaaaaaattcgACAAAGACACAGATGAAGATTAACAATAAACCGCTTTCGGCGATTGCTTCAGGTGGATCAAAACTGAATAAACCATCATCGCTCACGCCGCAATTAAGTAATTCAAGTCTTAAAACTGGACAGCACCTGTCGGGTACCCCTCATAAAGGACCAGTGTCTCGCCAAAAGTCAGATTTAACGGGCCTAAAACTTAAAACCCTGCACAAGGAATTTCTGCGCAATcagaaattaaaatcaaaaggCAACGAAAAGCAAAGGCAGGTCctacagcaacagaagaatgACTCGTTGGAAACAGAGAACTTTGTGCAAAGAGATGGTGAGCCTTGTTTGGAATACGATCATCATTTACAACAACTAAATAAGGTGGACATGAATATACAAACTAATTTGGTAACGAGAACCATCGAGAGTTTATATGCGTCGTGTTTACAAGAAACATCGGATGTACAAGGTAGTAATCAAATGGTGATGGAATTTAGAAAGCTCATGGGTCAGAGTACAAGTGACGAGCAGGAAGAACAGGAACGATACGATATGGAGAGCGACGAAGATCAGCGAAAGCTGCTGGAGGAGCAAGAAAGCCTAGAGGCACAGATTCGTGAGCTGGAGAATACTG AGATAGATTTCGACACTGAAACCGACGAAACGGACTGTGAAGCGATAATCGATTTCGAGGATACCGATGGTACAGCCGAAAGTGGAACTGAACGATCGAATGGTTGTAATGTGCCGCATGGAAACGGGGCCGGAGGTGACAGTGCTAACCCTAACAATGCAGAGAACGATGAAGATATTACCCTGGAAATGCGCTACGAAGCTGTCTTGGCCGAGATGAGTTGGGTAGAAAGAGCACGTACTCTAGATACTCTCAAGGCCATTGTCGCCAGACACCCTGGTCGCGCCCAGCAGTTGCACGCCAAACTATCTAGTCCTTCTCGGCGTAGATCGTTGCACGAAACATTGAAAAAGTATCAAGCGAAGCAGACACGTGCTTTGGAGAAGCGACAAGCGTtacaaaaagagaaagcagTAAAAATTCAACAGCTTTTAGCACGTGTCGAAGATGTGAAAGCGGCTAAACAGTGCCTAATCGAAACAAAGCGGCTACGGATGGaagaaagacttcaacgagcAGCCGAAAATCGTTCGCAGTATTTAaaggataaaataaaaaaagctcacgatgaagaagagaagctCAAGGAGATCGCGTTTATTAAAAATTTGGAGGCGCAAAACAAGCGGTTGGATTTCATGGAATCGTGGAAGGAACAAGAAGGACGGTTGCAAGATCTTGAGACAGAGCGTCAGAAAAGGGCGGAagagaaagcagcaaaagaagcggCTGTTGAGCGTCGTCGGCTGGAAATCGAGCAAGAACGACTTAAGAAGTTGCAGCAAATGAGCGAAAATCGGCGTGAGCGTGAAAAACGCGTTGGTAAAATGCAGGAACAAAAAGAACGCCAACGGCAGGCATTGGCGCGTGAAAAGGCTCGTGATCGAGAGGAGCGATTGCAGGCTCTTCAAGCACTGAAACTAGCTACTACAGAAGAGCTTCATcgaaaaattattcaaaaacaacaagaatcTGCTCGACGACACGAGGAAAATATAGAGCAAATTCGTCAGCGTGCCGTGGAACTTGCAACGATACCGAGCCGGAGTATCGATGAGTTGCGCAATGACGATCATGATGAAAATACATCCAgtgtcagcgagcgagaaggtTCGTTTACCGGCGTGATGTGTAGTtcagaaggaaagagaaaaattaatcgaaaaagggtgaaaaggcTGCGACAAAAGCTGACCAGCGCTGCCGAGGAGTATCTGACCGAACTAAACCCTTTGACACCATCAATTCGAAGGCAAAGTCAAGTGCAGCGTTTGCTTGGGATTGTCGCCAAAGGTGGATCGGGAACATTAGGAGTAGAGAGACCAATTGGCCAGTTGTTGCGATTAATTGCAAAAGCAGAAGTGGCAGATTTTCAGTCTTTGTGGCTTCTAGATGGTTTGGGCACAATTGCCAATGTAATTGAAAATGGTTTATGTCCGGGTACAGACGTTTCTCGAAA AGCGGTTGTTCTTTCGGTGCAATTATTTCGAAATGCCTGTACCTTATGCCCTCAAATTGCTCGTCACGCTATTCTGGGCAATTCTATCATGGTTTTGTTGGATGCTTTGCAAAGTTCCATGAAG TTGCCCGAGGAGAAGATCCCCATGTTTCCTGTGGAATTATCAACGGAGCTCATACTAGCGTGTACGGTGGCTCTTGTGCCGTGTAATTCTTCGCAGAAGCAGACGACACACCCAAAGGTTGCCGAACGTCTTCCTGATCTTCTAAG CGATATACACGTTTTGCTAGAGCACGTGAACATCATTAGCATTCTAGCATGGCAACCATAA
- the LOC126570406 gene encoding S phase cyclin A-associated protein in the endoplasmic reticulum isoform X1: MTIPMENRKFFNQEGKEAKNFYHLSDVGGDSHRSPPKRPPIGIRQRPPHVSERQKPPGKSGPRVRSASTGRDKKSELQARYWAFLFGNLQRSVNEIYQTVECYENLSSCKEAILVLENYIRDFKALAEWFKVSWDYEATPSPQRPLSLAWEVRKSNPVPRFRKQMSSPGVSGKSSPSFSGKNSPCLMMEEHGSRKAHSSTESLNRKAPQTVKMNNRSDTKDCLGQPSDIATECNGALFESYILKLDQYTQTNLEDENLTLVEYLEKYSRQQHISSTAAVLCDDLKIEDISLEENIPGVSPKSDEKKITQDQQHKVLQSTTRKVCQTQAKLSSSGTTKLPATVRLTPPATKPLGPPLGKVSAVQNSRTRPVQVGPSTTGAIVRKSGASSVLVHSTFKCSTNPPLKGATFPSLIPPSIRNRNGIKQQDNSKACTFGGSKSITTSHSRMGMRSKTMIEVSAVGRSKQSTFSAVDPRRKSMMQLSQSNNRSKDDVYSSSSTLKAGSSECLGSRTFNTNTAGTERKPPPIPVLLNRTGPYSEKTGSNDGWYTVKTKRRSSLLWTTRFNQPSGYASLPTLALLNEHNTNGSIDDGVKTAEKQSNDPSTTSESAVEQTTSGANLKQKNSTKTQMKINNKPLSAIASGGSKLNKPSSLTPQLSNSSLKTGQHLSGTPHKGPVSRQKSDLTGLKLKTLHKEFLRNQKLKSKGNEKQRQVLQQQKNDSLETENFVQRDGEPCLEYDHHLQQLNKVDMNIQTNLVTRTIESLYASCLQETSDVQGSNQMVMEFRKLMGQSTSDEQEEQERYDMESDEDQRKLLEEQESLEAQIRELENTEIDFDTETDETDCEAIIDFEDTDGTAESGTERSNGCNVPHGNGAGGDSANPNNAENDEDITLEMRYEAVLAEMSWVERARTLDTLKAIVARHPGRAQQLHAKLSSPSRRRSLHETLKKYQAKQTRALEKRQALQKEKAVKIQQLLARVEDVKAAKQCLIETKRLRMEERLQRAAENRSQYLKDKIKKAHDEEEKLKEIAFIKNLEAQNKRLDFMESWKEQEGRLQDLETERQKRAEEKAAKEAAVERRRLEIEQERLKKLQQMSENRREREKRVGKMQEQKERQRQALAREKARDREERLQALQALKLATTEELHRKIIQKQQESARRHEENIEQIRQRAVELATIPSRSIDELRNDDHDENTSSVSEREGSFTGVMCSSEGKRKINRKRVKRLRQKLTSAAEEYLTELNPLTPSIRRQSQVQRLLGIVAKGGSGTLGVERPIGQLLRLIAKAEVADFQSLWLLDGLGTIANVIENGLCPGTDVSRKAVVLSVQLFRNACTLCPQIARHAILGNSIMVLLDALQSSMKLPEEKIPMFPVELSTELILACTVALVPCNSSQKQTTHPKVAERLPDLLSYIVATGLVETLVKPISNVQESIENQTSLVLTLLASLGLLTKLIEICPQGPDTTKLLHTAQCTELFGTVSLLYSAIVPIGESIPPRTTSLAAAAFNLLVNFANLDIKAFQAVLMDQTVTLKFLDVISILLKYCAPKADIKSETQTVIIDLTAALGFFCANSKMNQDLLTSDQYSHVIKSLAKLPRQFDVITYPTLVAMIHENPNARTVVSRDFNVQLLEEYKSSDMAKKNRILCLIL; encoded by the exons ATGACGATAccgatggaaaaccgaaaattcTTCAATCAAGAGGGGAAAGAGGCGAAAAACTTTTACCACCTGTCGGACGTCGGTGGCGATTCGCACC GAAGTCCTCCAAAAAGGCCACCGATAGGTATTCGACAAAGACCGCCCCATGTATCCGAACGCCAGAAACCACCTGGTAAATCCGGACCAAGAGTGCGAAGTGCTTCGACAGGACGAGATAAAAAGTCAGAACTGCAGGCTCGTTATTGGGCTTTTCTGTTCGGGAACCTGCAGCGATCG GTAAATGAAATTTATCAAACTGTGGAATGTTACGAGAATTTATCGTCATGCAAGGAAGCAATACTGGTGCTTGAGAATTATATTCGTGACTTCAAAGCGCTAGCCGAGTGGTTTAAAGTATCCTGGGATTATGAGGCAACACCGTCGCCACAGAGACCACTCTCACTGGCATGGGAAGTGCGCAAGAGTAATCCAGTTCCAC GATTTCGAAAGCAGATGTCTAGTCCAGGAGTATCCGGAAAATCAAGCCCGAGCTTCTCTGGGAAAAATAGCCCTTGTTTGATGATGGAAGAACACGGGTCTCGGAAAGCCCACTCTTCGACGGAAAGTTTGAACCGAAAGGCTCCTCAAACGGTTAAAATGAACAATCGAAGTGATACGAAGGATTGTCTTGGCCAGCCATCCGATATAGCAACTGAATGCAATGGCGCTTTATTTGAATCCTATATACTTAAGCTCGATCAGTACACGCAAACGAATCTGGAAGACGAGAATCTCACTTTGGTCGAGTATTTAGAGAAGTATTCTAGGCAGCAACACATCAGCAGTACCGCGGCTGTGCTGTGTGATGATTTAAAAATCGAAGATATATCATTGGAGGAGAACATACCAGGAGTTTCGCCAAAGAGCGACGAAAAAAAGATTACACAAGACCAACAACACAAGGTACTTCAATCGACGACGCGTAAGGTTTGCCAAACCCAAGCAAAACTTTCGTCAAGCGGTACGACCAAATTACCAGCAACAGTTCGAttgacaccaccagcaacgaagCCCTTGGGCCCACCACTAGGCAAGGTATCCGCTGTACAAAATTCAAGAACGCGACCCGTACAGGTGGGTCCTAGTACAACTGGAGCAATAGTGAGAAAATCTGGCGCATCTTCAGTTTTAGTTCACAGTACCTTCAAATGTTCCACGAATCCTCCATTAAAGGGTGCAACATTCCCATCTCTTATACCACCTTCAATTAGAAATCGTAATGGCATTAAGCAACAGGACAATTCTAAGGCCTGCACATTCGGTGGTTCGAAGAGTATTACAACGAGCCATTCGCGGATGGGAATGCGTTCGAAAACGATGATTGAGGTTTCAGCAGTCGGTCGATCGAAACAATCGACATTTAGTGCCGTTGATCCAAGGCGGAAATCAATGATGCAGTTATCACAGTCGAATAATCGCTCAAAGGATGATGTATACAGCTCAAGCTCGACATTGAAAGCTGGGTCAAGTGAATGTTTGGGCTCAAGAACTTTCAATACTAACACTGCTGGAACAGAACGAAAACCTCCTCCAATTCCAGTTTTGTTAAACAGGACAGGGCCCTATTCAGAAAAAACGGGCAGTAATGATGGGTGGTACACGGTAAAAACGAAACGACGATCTAGTTTATTGTGGACGACGCGTTTTAACCAACCGTCGGGTTACGCAAGCTTACCTACGCTCGCACTGCTCAACGAACATAATACTAATGGATCGATTGATGATGGGGTGAAAACGGCCGAGAAACAATCGAATGATCCGTCAACCACAAGTGAAAGTGCCGTTGAGCAAACTACATCAGGCgcaaatttaaagcaaaaaaattcgACAAAGACACAGATGAAGATTAACAATAAACCGCTTTCGGCGATTGCTTCAGGTGGATCAAAACTGAATAAACCATCATCGCTCACGCCGCAATTAAGTAATTCAAGTCTTAAAACTGGACAGCACCTGTCGGGTACCCCTCATAAAGGACCAGTGTCTCGCCAAAAGTCAGATTTAACGGGCCTAAAACTTAAAACCCTGCACAAGGAATTTCTGCGCAATcagaaattaaaatcaaaaggCAACGAAAAGCAAAGGCAGGTCctacagcaacagaagaatgACTCGTTGGAAACAGAGAACTTTGTGCAAAGAGATGGTGAGCCTTGTTTGGAATACGATCATCATTTACAACAACTAAATAAGGTGGACATGAATATACAAACTAATTTGGTAACGAGAACCATCGAGAGTTTATATGCGTCGTGTTTACAAGAAACATCGGATGTACAAGGTAGTAATCAAATGGTGATGGAATTTAGAAAGCTCATGGGTCAGAGTACAAGTGACGAGCAGGAAGAACAGGAACGATACGATATGGAGAGCGACGAAGATCAGCGAAAGCTGCTGGAGGAGCAAGAAAGCCTAGAGGCACAGATTCGTGAGCTGGAGAATACTG AGATAGATTTCGACACTGAAACCGACGAAACGGACTGTGAAGCGATAATCGATTTCGAGGATACCGATGGTACAGCCGAAAGTGGAACTGAACGATCGAATGGTTGTAATGTGCCGCATGGAAACGGGGCCGGAGGTGACAGTGCTAACCCTAACAATGCAGAGAACGATGAAGATATTACCCTGGAAATGCGCTACGAAGCTGTCTTGGCCGAGATGAGTTGGGTAGAAAGAGCACGTACTCTAGATACTCTCAAGGCCATTGTCGCCAGACACCCTGGTCGCGCCCAGCAGTTGCACGCCAAACTATCTAGTCCTTCTCGGCGTAGATCGTTGCACGAAACATTGAAAAAGTATCAAGCGAAGCAGACACGTGCTTTGGAGAAGCGACAAGCGTtacaaaaagagaaagcagTAAAAATTCAACAGCTTTTAGCACGTGTCGAAGATGTGAAAGCGGCTAAACAGTGCCTAATCGAAACAAAGCGGCTACGGATGGaagaaagacttcaacgagcAGCCGAAAATCGTTCGCAGTATTTAaaggataaaataaaaaaagctcacgatgaagaagagaagctCAAGGAGATCGCGTTTATTAAAAATTTGGAGGCGCAAAACAAGCGGTTGGATTTCATGGAATCGTGGAAGGAACAAGAAGGACGGTTGCAAGATCTTGAGACAGAGCGTCAGAAAAGGGCGGAagagaaagcagcaaaagaagcggCTGTTGAGCGTCGTCGGCTGGAAATCGAGCAAGAACGACTTAAGAAGTTGCAGCAAATGAGCGAAAATCGGCGTGAGCGTGAAAAACGCGTTGGTAAAATGCAGGAACAAAAAGAACGCCAACGGCAGGCATTGGCGCGTGAAAAGGCTCGTGATCGAGAGGAGCGATTGCAGGCTCTTCAAGCACTGAAACTAGCTACTACAGAAGAGCTTCATcgaaaaattattcaaaaacaacaagaatcTGCTCGACGACACGAGGAAAATATAGAGCAAATTCGTCAGCGTGCCGTGGAACTTGCAACGATACCGAGCCGGAGTATCGATGAGTTGCGCAATGACGATCATGATGAAAATACATCCAgtgtcagcgagcgagaaggtTCGTTTACCGGCGTGATGTGTAGTtcagaaggaaagagaaaaattaatcgaaaaagggtgaaaaggcTGCGACAAAAGCTGACCAGCGCTGCCGAGGAGTATCTGACCGAACTAAACCCTTTGACACCATCAATTCGAAGGCAAAGTCAAGTGCAGCGTTTGCTTGGGATTGTCGCCAAAGGTGGATCGGGAACATTAGGAGTAGAGAGACCAATTGGCCAGTTGTTGCGATTAATTGCAAAAGCAGAAGTGGCAGATTTTCAGTCTTTGTGGCTTCTAGATGGTTTGGGCACAATTGCCAATGTAATTGAAAATGGTTTATGTCCGGGTACAGACGTTTCTCGAAA AGCGGTTGTTCTTTCGGTGCAATTATTTCGAAATGCCTGTACCTTATGCCCTCAAATTGCTCGTCACGCTATTCTGGGCAATTCTATCATGGTTTTGTTGGATGCTTTGCAAAGTTCCATGAAG TTGCCCGAGGAGAAGATCCCCATGTTTCCTGTGGAATTATCAACGGAGCTCATACTAGCGTGTACGGTGGCTCTTGTGCCGTGTAATTCTTCGCAGAAGCAGACGACACACCCAAAGGTTGCCGAACGTCTTCCTGATCTTCTAAG CTACATTGTTGCGACGGGACTAGTAGAAACGTTAGTGAAGCCTATTAGTAACGTACAGGAATCGATCGAGAATCAGACAAGTCTTGTTCTTACGTTACTTGCGTCGTTAGGTCTTTTGACAAAGCTGATTGAAATCTGTCCTCAAG GGCCCGACACTACTAAATTGTTACATACAGCTCAGTGCACGGAACTGTTCGGTACAGTGTCTTTATTGTACTCGGCAATCGTGCCTATCG GTGAAAGCATTCCTCCAAGAACCACATCTCTAGCAGCGGCTGCGTTTAATCTTCTGGTGAACTTTGCCAACCTGGACATAAAAGCGTTCCAG GCAGTATTAATGGATCAAACCGTGACTCTCAAGTTCCTTGATGTCATCAGTATACTGTTGAAATACTGTGCCCCAAAGGCGGACATCAAAAGTGAAACACAGACTGTGATAATCGACTTAACAGCAGCTTTAGGTTTTTTCTGTGCCAATAGTAAAATGAACCAG